The Sphingopyxis fribergensis genome contains a region encoding:
- a CDS encoding HGGxSTG domain-containing protein — protein sequence MADSPRCGARTRKGTACQSPAVAGRRRCRMHGGTNPGAPIGNQNAFKHGRYSAETIAVRKMLRAMRQQLRESGL from the coding sequence TTGGCCGACAGCCCGCGTTGCGGAGCACGGACGCGCAAGGGAACGGCGTGCCAATCGCCAGCGGTAGCGGGGAGGCGAAGGTGCAGAATGCACGGCGGCACTAATCCCGGCGCGCCGATCGGGAACCAGAACGCCTTCAAGCACGGCCGGTACTCCGCCGAGACGATCGCCGTACGGAAGATGTTGCGAGCGATGCGCCAGCAACTCCGAGAATCGGGGTTATAA